A genomic window from Nicotiana sylvestris chromosome 11, ASM39365v2, whole genome shotgun sequence includes:
- the LOC138881953 gene encoding uncharacterized protein, which produces MYFLDEEVSFVGEDITKAYDGWRMFFDGAANFKGVGIGAVLVSKTGQHYPVSAKLRFPCTNNMAEYKVCILGLNMAVDMNVQELLVISDSDFLVHQVQGEWATKNSKILPYLHHVQELRKRFTNIEFRHVPRIQNEFDDALATLSSMIQHPDKNYIDPIPVRIHNQLAYYAHVEEEANGKPWFHDIKEYLSKGEYQEHAKYTQKCTLQRLSNHFFHSRGNLYRRAPDLGLLRCVDAKEASKLLEDVHAETCGPHKNGFVLAKKILRAGYFWMTMEMDCIQYVRKCFQCQVHADMIKVLSNELNTTSSPWPFAAWGMDVIGPVEPTALNGHRFILVAIDYFTKWGEVAS; this is translated from the coding sequence atgtattttcttgatgaagaagtatcattcgtaggagaagacattactaaagcatatgacggttggaggatgttctttgacggagctgcaaatttcaaaggagtgggcattggagcggtTTTGGTGTCAaaaacaggtcagcattatccggtatctgctaaactcagatttccttgcaccaacaacatggcggaatataAAGTCTGCATACTAGGGCTAAACATGGCAGTTGACATGAACGTACAGGAGTTGCTGGTGATCAGTGATTCGGATtttcttgtgcaccaggtacaaggagagtgggccaccaagaattccaagatattgccatatctgcaccatgtgcaggaattgagaaagaggtttacgaATATAGAATTCCGTCATgtacccagaattcagaatgagtttgacgacgcattggccactttgtcatccatgatacaacatccagataagaactacattgatcccattccggtgaggatccacaATCAGCTGGCATAttatgctcatgtcgaggaagaagcaaacggaaagccttggttccatgacatcaaagagtactTATCAAAAGGGGAATACCAGGAGCATGCAAAatacactcagaaatgcacactccagAGATTGTCAAATCATTTCTTCCATAGTagagggaacttgtacagaagagctcctgatttgggtttattaagatgtgttgacgcaaaggaagcttctaagctacttgaggatgtgcatgctgagACCTGTGGCCCACACAagaatggtttcgtcttggctaagaagatactcagggcaggttacttttggatgacaaTGGAGAtggattgcattcagtatgttcgcaaatgctttcaatgtcaagtgcatgccgacatgataaaagtgttGTCAAATGAGCTCaatacaacaagctcaccttggccattcgctgcttggggaatggatgttattggtccggttgagcccactgctttaaacggacacaggtttattctggtagccattgattacttcacaaaatggggaGAGGTTGCATCCTAA